ATACCAAGAGAAGTTGCTCGTTGGCATAATATACTTGAGAAGGGCCTTTGCTTACATCTCTATGCGAAAAAGTATCTTAGCCAGCTCAAACTGTTCAGTGGTATAGAAGACAGACGAATCTTCCATCAGCTGGCCAACAGGATTCCATCCAAATAACTTGATATTTTTTTGAAACTCACAGACCCACAAGCAAATTTATTTCACTTCCTAGCTACCTTAGATCATGCTGCTCTTGATTCAACTAGAGCTATAGCTGTAATTCCATATGGAACAATTTGGTAACAGCATCCTTTGAGCAGCATTTATCCAAAGCCGCATAACTGCCATGCAAACATTATCAAGAACTGATAGACCGAGCCCCACAACCAAAATGTTGCCACAATTGACAAATCTGCAATAGTGCATAATTGCATATATCCTGTAGCATAAACATTAGCAAGTTAATACAAAATAAAATAGTACACATAATACAAGGATCCAAACATATAAGTACTAAATAACCAATAAGAAAAAAGCAAACCCATTATTGTCTTCCCAAAGAACCAACGAATGAGCTTCAGGAGTTTTTCGAGATAAATTAGTTTAATAaagcatgatttatataaaattaatctatATACTAATATCTATATATCATAGATTTCAACACCACAGTACACTAGTTACCCAACTCAGGGCAGCCCAGTGCATGAGACTCCAAACATGAAGGTAATCTGAGAGAAGGCTCTTCAGTAGATGTCAACATAACATGTGATTCCTTGTAGGTAAAAACAACCAACTAAAAGTATAAATAACTCAAAAAAGTAACCTTAAAAGTGATTTTTTCGACTCCACTTAGCTGTTCTCTAAATAACACAATGCCCCTAATTGTGTTCACAACTCAACAATTTATAAATTTTCTTAGCACTATATAAAAAAAGATCCTAAAAACCTTAATAAAATGATTAAAACCGTGGCCCGAACTAAAACATGATGCCAGTATATTTTATAATGATGACAATTTATACTTTCTGATCCTTGTTTCCATGGTGGAAACCCTAAATTTTAGCTGAATCATTAATTAGTAGAACTCAGCTAATGCCATAGAAGTAACTAATAAATAGAAAATCACATGTTCTAAAGAAAAAAGGCTTCACCATTCACTAGAAGATTCACGAAGCTGAGCCTGACTTCTGAACCCATACTTGTCTCTGAACATAGTTTGGGAAGAGTAAGTATAATATCATGAAATAGCTTTAAACCAGAAATAACATTTTATCAAATTTCACCTCGTGGGAACTGTAGACAGTGGGACCCCTTTTAAAACTCTTTCCCTCCGTAAGACTCAAGGAGCTATCCGTTTCCTTTGGACCACGTGCACGGCGGCCAACATGCCTATGAGAACCTAAAtaagttataaaaaaatatcagtcatgtagtaaaaagaaaaaaaaaaagcaaaaaagacaCTGAATTGGAAAGGCCATACCATTATCCAATGAAGAAAAATCAACTCGTCCACTTCCATACATCTTCATATCTTCGCTTCTACTTGCAGAAGACATATCAGCTTTTCTTTCTACACGACCTAATGATGTTTCATAGGCGGCATGCAAATTATTGCTACGTCCAACACGAGCATTTTGAACAACCATGTCCTCCTCCCCAACTTTACCAACAGCCTGTTGAGAAATGGATATGCTTTCTAAAGCATCCGTCATCTGAGTCACCTCAGCATATGGACTTCCATCACCAGATCGAGATCTGTCTGCACGACAACGAGGGGCCCAAACACCACGATCAGGTCTATCCTTTTTCCTTGTTCGCTTTTCATGCTTTTCACTAATTGATATGGAACCTTGTATATTGTTTACAGCAAATTTATCAACTATATATCTTTTATCATCACCATCAGAAACAGATGCAAGTGATGAAATACGTGAAATGTAATCTTTCGTATTTGAGATTGCACTGGGGGGCCGAGGCAGGCGCTTGTCCTTCTCCACATTTACCGCTTGTGTTTGCTGCTCAGGATGGGTCACAGATACATGTGACTGATCCGCATGCCCTTCCTTCGAGAGTATTTTCCTAATGATTCTTCCGCTTGCCTGGTTCTGTCTAGATGGTAAGGTTGGTGAATTTCTTACTGAAGATGTTATGATATGCTGTTGTAACAAACTCTTAGACACCTGGCCAAAGGATATTTGAAGCAGTTACTAATATAAAGATTAAAAGACAAAAAAGATCACATCGTCATCAGTATCTTACATCAGAAACTTCTTGCTCTTTCCCTTTCAAAAGCACAAATCTTCCTTTTCCagattcagaagtttcagaagctACAAAATTTCCATGAAATTCAGTTACTACAAGTTAACAAAACAACCCCAACACATATTATGATGTTATATCAGGTAAAGAACTCagaataaaaataattcatgaagaTAAATCAGTCAGGATTGTAGATCAGTTAAACTGAAGGATGCTCACGGATTAGAACCCCACAAGCCTAACATTGCTGTGGTATCAAAGAGATGCCAATTTAAACCAACAATCAGAATAAGTTGTTGCAATTGAGGCCAAGCACTAAAGCACATACATAACACCAACACATATGCACACATGTAAAGTCAAGAAGCTGTATTAACAATTGATTCTCAGAACTGCCAACTTCCTGTTGTAAAAACATTTAACAAAATCCCTCGATTAAGTGGAATCTAGAACTTTATCGAATCTTGTCAAGGTTCACAAAACATGCATGAATAAGAATTGGTTACATTAGTCAATCTTAACCTAATTAGCCATGTCCAGGTTGCATGGATAGTGAATTAGTTCCTGGGATATTTAAAAGTTCATTACCATAATTTTACTTTCCCTTCTTGTTTTTTCTTCTGAAAAAGGGGTTGTATTTCCTCGAGCAAAAATCTAGCTGATAAATGCCAGTCAGTCACCGTTATGGACACTTCATAACATCTAAGAAATTCTTTTAAACTTTGATTGACAATATTACAATGACATCTGAAGTTTTTGGCCCTCCTATAGAAAACAATATCAGTAGTTCTACTATGTGGAGATCAACTATTCAAACTAATAAAGGCATTCTATGTGTATGACACAAGGAGGTTCCCTTGTCAGATTATTTACACACCTTGACAGTTGAAACCATTCCCTATTGTCAAATAACCTTGCTTgccaaaattaaatcaccaatccTTCTCATATGCCCATTAAAGCCATAAATCGTTTCTGTCAATTATAGGCTTGAAAACCTGCCTTAACCTAAGttcaacatcaaaagaacatattCCCACTGAGCTTCATGGATAAACCTTGCATTTTCATTGAGACAAAAATCAGATAGAATagaataaaaagagaaaaacaaaagaCGAAGGGAGAAGGCAGTGACTAGATTTACAACTAGTTATAAAATATTCCTTTTATCTAAGGGGAACAAAATAATTTGCACAAATCCACTAAACTTCTCCATTCTAACCATTCATCTTTTATTGTATGCACAATGtattcattaatctctcattcttttttaataatgaaTCCAAAACACACTCATGTCTTTTCTTAGCAATGCATATATTCAACCTTAAATCTGGTTAATCTAAAAACCTTTAGTTTCCAAGGTTTTTCTCTACAACTGAAGTTTAGAATTAATCTAAATTCATCAATcaagataatatcattaacaaaCAACACATATTAATCAAGTAGGAAGGGCATCTATCCTGTCCATAACTAGCAGCATATCTGTAACACGCCCAATTATTTCCACATTGGAaatggacaagattaagattgactcataagggtctgatgagtgtattactatcaacttcaacttgAGTATTTTGGCCAGTGGTTCgggccaaacgaagttgataggccaattagcccatcaggcctgagtcgtgacatttggtatcagagctgacctagtATTTGGGCTTTCTTAAATACAACTAAAGGTACAATTTTTCAATCACCGATGTCACACTTAcactcataaaaaaatcatacaaaCATCTGAAATTACTATCCAAGTAGAAGTCGTCAAGAATAGGTCAGGGTGTAGCTTTTTCTCTCACAAGGCTTCTAGATTTTCATTCCTCATCCAATGGCAAGGCTAAATCATCATACCAAGTTTTCTCATCTCGACATTACATCTGTGAACAGTAATACATGGGCAACATCATGCTATAACATTTTCCTTCAAATAATTTGCAAATTCTGTATAATTCAGGAACAGCTATATATGAACATAAGCAGATTACAAGACATGCAGATAGGATTCACGAACAGGTTCTAATGCTCTGCCATGTTCATATTCAGGTGATTAATTGTGATTATgcttcattatgaacttatgtaaTTTAAAAGAAGTTACTTTTAAATTATCATTTTCCGTTAGAATATTGAATGACATTATACCCGATTTTATAGGATTTAACCATTTTACTTCTCTATATGTTAAAAGCTCCCGTAAAATTTAAACTTTAGCCTAAGCACCTGACTGGCAAGAAAGTTTAGGGAAGGCGACCAAACTACTATTACAGAATATTAATCAATTAGGGCACCGTGGTTAAGGATTATAACCAAACAATTGTATCAACATAATAAATAACAAGAGGCAACAACACACATTAAAAATTTTGAACTATAAGGCACCTAATTATAGCAACACAGAACTTACCAAGTTCTGACCAACTTATGAGGAATTAAGAGTATAAACTATAACAAAAAAGAATTGCTGATGATTAGATGATGTAAATtataagaaaaggaggagaacatgCTAATAAAAGAATATAATCTACCAAAGAAGAAGTTAAAATTC
The window above is part of the Musa acuminata AAA Group cultivar baxijiao chromosome BXJ2-6, Cavendish_Baxijiao_AAA, whole genome shotgun sequence genome. Proteins encoded here:
- the LOC135585559 gene encoding regulator of nonsense transcripts UPF3-like, whose translation is MKDPSDRTKVVVRRLPPSMSQPVLMEQIDGRFAGRYDWVCFRPGKNSQKNQRYTRAYLNFKIPDDVVEFAEFFDGHIFVNEKGAQFKALVEYAPFQRVPKHWSKKDVREGTIYKDSEYMEFLELISKPVEHLPSAEIQLERKEAERAGATKETPIVTPLMDFVRRKRAAKSGAQRSSGSGKVSRRALGVSASSSSPSKRSSEKRKYVLKDSMKKGSAKDKPTYILMSRREDQQLTVDKSVYVPSPGKKEALEDEFASETSESGKGRFVLLKGKEQEVSDVSKSLLQQHIITSSVRNSPTLPSRQNQASGRIIRKILSKEGHADQSHVSVTHPEQQTQAVNVEKDKRLPRPPSAISNTKDYISRISSLASVSDGDDKRYIVDKFAVNNIQGSISISEKHEKRTRKKDRPDRGVWAPRCRADRSRSGDGSPYAEVTQMTDALESISISQQAVGKVGEEDMVVQNARVGRSNNLHAAYETSLGRVERKADMSSASRSEDMKMYGSGRVDFSSLDNGSHRHVGRRARGPKETDSSLSLTEGKSFKRGPTVYSSHERQVWVQKSGSAS